A region from the Hippoglossus hippoglossus isolate fHipHip1 chromosome 18, fHipHip1.pri, whole genome shotgun sequence genome encodes:
- the LOC117779197 gene encoding leucine-rich repeat-containing protein 72, with translation MDHHTSGHHSQSSHASSFHWLSFAYQGLTEIPYETILTQTDTLEVLDLSYNLLDENPVLLGQLEKLSTLILDCNKYTSHVKFPYMPSVTTVCINKNKINNLPVFVEEIRRKFPNIKILSMMNNEAAPSYFNGGSLTQYKDYRQYVISQIPGLEILDDTEVLEKERAQARKTYRLQQSSHGSRKRKEDSSRKHTHMQKKSNTIIRQ, from the exons ATGGATCATCATACTTCAGGCCATCACAGTCAGTCCAGCCATGCCTCCAGCTTCCACTGGCTGTCATTTGCGTACCAGGGCCTGACAGAAATCCCTTATGAAACTatactcacacagacagacactctgGAGGTGCTGGACCTGAGCTACAATCTGCTGGATGA GAACCCGGTTCTGCTCGGTCAGCTGGAGAAGCTCAGCACTCTGATTCTGGACTGCAACAAGTACACATCTCACGTAAAGTTCCCCTACATGCCCAGCGTGACCACAGTGTGCATCAACAAGAACAAAATCAACAATCTGCCCGTGTTCGTGGAAGAAATACGACGCAAGTTCCCCAACATCAA GATCCTCAGTATGATGAACAACGAGGCAGCACCAAGCTACTTCAATGGAGGAAGCCTGACCCAGTACAAAGACTACAG ACAGTACGTCATCAGTCAGATCCCAGGTCTGGAGATTCTGGACGACACAGAGGtcctggagaaggagagagcccAGGCTCGGAAAACCTacaggctgcagcagagcagccacggcagcaggaagaggaaggaggactcctccaggaaacacacacacatgcagaaaaagTCTAATACGATCATAAGACAATAA